Proteins co-encoded in one Funiculus sociatus GB2-C1 genomic window:
- a CDS encoding glycosyltransferase family 4 protein, giving the protein MKVTISVFGRFHAFYLAQKLQKRCYLKRLISTYPTFEITKYGIDSALICSLWYLEIMIRAWRRVPNTLRDGNNLPFRFRDNFDKKVQDYISSDSDVFVGWSSLCLYSLRKAKKLGALTIVDQGSSHREYQRQILQEEYERWKINFPNIHPALYERELQEYAEADKIAIPSLFVKRTFLERGVPENKLIHVPYGTSLKEFYPLPKKDNVFRVIHCGGITLRKGVHYLLQAFYELNLPDAELWLVGTVAPEMKPFFAKYESDRILLKGKQPQNRLAWFYSQCSVFCLASIEEGLAMVQPQAMACGLPVIHTTNTGGEDIVRDGIDGFCIPIRDVEALKEKILFFYENPQQRSHMGDNALKQAKQTLSWDDYGEKMIAAYAHALAAK; this is encoded by the coding sequence ATGAAAGTGACTATCTCTGTATTTGGACGTTTCCATGCCTTTTACCTGGCACAGAAACTGCAAAAGAGGTGTTATTTAAAGAGATTAATTTCTACTTATCCAACTTTTGAAATAACAAAGTATGGAATTGACAGTGCTTTAATTTGTTCTTTGTGGTACTTGGAAATAATGATTCGTGCTTGGCGGCGAGTACCCAATACTTTAAGAGATGGCAACAATTTGCCCTTCAGGTTTCGCGATAATTTTGATAAGAAAGTCCAGGATTATATATCATCGGATTCTGATGTGTTTGTGGGTTGGTCGAGTTTGTGTCTTTACTCTTTAAGGAAAGCAAAAAAATTAGGAGCTTTAACCATAGTCGATCAAGGTAGCAGCCATAGAGAATACCAGAGGCAAATATTACAGGAGGAATACGAACGGTGGAAAATAAATTTTCCTAATATTCATCCAGCGCTGTACGAGCGCGAGTTACAAGAATATGCAGAAGCAGATAAAATTGCCATTCCTAGCTTATTTGTAAAGCGCACGTTTTTAGAACGAGGTGTACCAGAAAATAAGTTGATTCATGTTCCATACGGTACTTCTTTAAAAGAGTTTTATCCACTACCCAAAAAAGATAATGTATTTCGAGTAATACACTGTGGAGGAATTACGCTGCGTAAAGGCGTACATTATTTATTACAAGCTTTCTACGAGCTAAATTTACCAGATGCCGAGTTGTGGCTCGTGGGTACGGTGGCACCAGAAATGAAGCCTTTTTTTGCGAAATATGAGAGCGATCGCATTCTTCTAAAAGGCAAGCAACCTCAAAACCGACTGGCATGGTTTTATTCTCAATGCTCTGTATTCTGTCTAGCTTCCATTGAGGAAGGCTTAGCAATGGTGCAGCCGCAAGCGATGGCTTGCGGCTTGCCTGTAATTCATACTACTAATACAGGAGGTGAGGATATTGTCAGAGATGGGATAGATGGTTTTTGTATACCAATTCGAGATGTGGAAGCACTCAAAGAGAAAATCTTGTTTTTCTATGAGAATCCTCAACAGCGATCGCATATGGGCGATAATGCCTTAAAACAAGCTAAGCAAACTTTATCTTGGGATGACTACGGCGAGAAAATGATTGCTGCTTACGCTCATGCTTTGGCTGCGAAGTAG
- a CDS encoding glycosyltransferase — MSQELSIGIVIPSYNEGQDLVNTLKTIFNQSSPFTEVIVVDDSSDGTDRLVADTFGERVKLIHRDRALGRSSARNVGVQRATSDVVVILNADVSLPHNFCEQVKQKYTHENCDALGVELVVTNIQHPYPRYRYAMHLTYYTGKGGWTEGFSVRREAFLKTNGFPDGYILPILAGEDVKFVRDLERTGAKICFDYNLKVSTVTPEDAAEITSQLRGRASLRTLYFVYDKSWVALLLRCLFKHLRRIVVVGTVIPVFCQVFWLWVHFNHGWQDLAHYAKYVLYEKWLRSRQEWLDLAMFFKLYRQKGFSVVDIIFKRPSQLIATAPVHD; from the coding sequence ATGTCGCAAGAGCTAAGTATTGGCATAGTAATTCCCTCGTATAACGAGGGACAAGATTTGGTCAATACGCTCAAAACCATTTTTAATCAAAGTTCTCCGTTTACGGAAGTTATCGTTGTAGATGACTCATCCGATGGAACTGATCGCTTAGTTGCTGATACTTTTGGGGAGCGGGTAAAATTAATTCACCGCGATCGCGCTTTAGGGCGATCTTCTGCACGTAATGTAGGCGTACAGCGTGCCACATCTGATGTAGTGGTAATTCTAAATGCTGATGTCAGCTTGCCACATAATTTTTGTGAACAAGTAAAACAAAAATACACTCACGAAAATTGCGATGCTTTGGGAGTGGAATTAGTTGTTACTAATATTCAGCATCCATACCCACGCTATCGTTACGCAATGCACTTAACTTACTACACCGGAAAAGGTGGTTGGACAGAAGGTTTTTCTGTCCGTCGCGAAGCTTTTTTGAAAACTAATGGCTTCCCGGATGGATACATTTTGCCAATTTTAGCGGGTGAAGATGTTAAGTTTGTCCGCGATTTAGAACGAACAGGAGCAAAAATCTGTTTTGACTATAATTTGAAAGTTAGCACAGTGACACCTGAAGATGCAGCAGAAATTACAAGTCAACTGCGGGGACGTGCCTCTCTGCGAACTTTATACTTTGTTTATGACAAGTCTTGGGTGGCGCTGTTGCTGCGTTGCTTGTTTAAGCATCTGCGGCGAATAGTTGTTGTCGGAACAGTAATTCCTGTTTTTTGTCAAGTTTTTTGGTTGTGGGTGCATTTTAATCATGGATGGCAAGATTTAGCCCATTATGCCAAATATGTTTTGTATGAGAAGTGGTTGCGATCGCGTCAAGAATGGTTAGACTTAGCAATGTTCTTCAAACTATATAGGCAGAAAGGTTTTAGTGTAGTTGATATTATCTTCAAAAGACCATCTCAACTCATTGCTACTGCGCCTGTTCATGATTAA
- a CDS encoding oligosaccharide flippase family protein: protein MSIVAFVKGSLLLSIASVVVRLSGVLVLVPLARLLGANQLGIYSLVFFLVQSGSILGRLGVDIAMHRNGAQIYRTDPVATGRLLGVGSVLMGLSFTILTAAVWLLRLPLAGYWLLNQDAAAWFGYAALTLFAEGISSIMMTGLLSLHNFKDHSLSTTAGALSRLLLSPVLAWHYGLAGAFVGLMVGSWLQASVAFFYFRRSIQQHHILLNLKNFRQESYQILRFGVPFYAGSALIGLVSLPMMGEIGRVAGVETLGELRIGQSLSQIVGFLPGAIAPVAVSILSEAHGTQSEDFQRLRSLHLRSNWILALTLAMLLNLTAQSLIGVLFGKEYLGALPLVMGLSWWAALTVVVESVNLYSLTAGNTTAIAVAAVTQKVVFIGFTFGFIPQWKGMAFVSGLLIASGLQLSIMLATIWQGLETLLQRQIGILCLWSVASVSLAYGVEQLHLPTLISWVVTLFLLIVIAVLGILSILNAEEKSRLWGSRSK from the coding sequence TTGTCAATTGTTGCGTTCGTCAAAGGAAGTCTGCTGTTAAGCATTGCCAGCGTCGTAGTGCGCCTATCTGGTGTCTTGGTGCTGGTTCCCTTAGCGCGGTTGCTGGGTGCTAATCAACTGGGAATTTACAGTCTGGTGTTTTTCCTGGTGCAAAGCGGCAGTATTTTAGGGCGGTTGGGAGTTGATATCGCCATGCACCGCAATGGGGCGCAAATATACCGCACCGATCCTGTGGCTACTGGGCGTTTGCTAGGTGTGGGTAGCGTTTTGATGGGGCTGAGTTTTACGATTTTGACGGCGGCTGTATGGCTGTTGCGCCTCCCTTTGGCGGGGTATTGGCTACTGAACCAAGATGCAGCCGCATGGTTTGGTTATGCGGCGCTGACGCTGTTTGCAGAGGGCATCAGTTCTATTATGATGACGGGGCTGTTGAGTCTCCACAATTTTAAGGATCACTCTCTCTCCACAACCGCTGGCGCTTTGTCGCGATTGCTATTATCTCCTGTTTTGGCGTGGCATTATGGTTTGGCTGGTGCTTTTGTCGGTTTAATGGTGGGTTCTTGGTTGCAAGCAAGTGTCGCATTTTTTTACTTCCGCCGCAGCATCCAGCAACATCACATTTTGCTGAATTTAAAAAATTTCAGGCAAGAAAGTTATCAGATTTTGCGATTTGGCGTGCCATTTTACGCTGGGAGCGCTTTAATTGGTTTGGTGTCTTTGCCAATGATGGGAGAAATTGGGCGTGTGGCGGGAGTGGAAACGCTAGGGGAACTGAGGATCGGGCAGTCTCTAAGTCAAATTGTAGGTTTTTTGCCGGGAGCGATCGCGCCTGTGGCTGTATCTATTTTATCGGAAGCGCACGGTACTCAAAGCGAAGATTTTCAGCGGTTGCGATCGCTACATTTGCGGAGTAATTGGATACTTGCCCTTACACTGGCGATGCTGTTGAATCTTACAGCACAAAGTTTGATCGGAGTGCTGTTTGGCAAAGAGTATCTAGGAGCATTACCCCTAGTGATGGGTTTGAGTTGGTGGGCGGCGCTGACTGTGGTGGTAGAGAGTGTTAATCTTTACAGTTTAACTGCTGGTAATACGACAGCGATCGCTGTAGCAGCAGTAACTCAAAAAGTTGTTTTTATCGGCTTTACATTTGGGTTTATCCCGCAGTGGAAAGGTATGGCTTTCGTCTCTGGTTTATTGATAGCTAGTGGACTCCAGCTATCAATAATGCTTGCTACTATCTGGCAAGGACTCGAAACACTTTTGCAGCGGCAAATTGGTATTTTGTGTTTGTGGAGTGTCGCCAGTGTGAGCTTAGCGTATGGAGTGGAACAGTTACATCTGCCAACTTTGATTAGTTGGGTGGTAACGTTGTTTCTCTTGATAGTGATCGCTGTTTTAGGTATCTTGTCAATCCTTAATGCAGAAGAAAAATCGCGACTTTGGGGGAGTCGTAGCAAATGA
- a CDS encoding glycosyltransferase, translating to MKVLHVIPSIAPVHGGASRAILEMAKALQEQGVKAEIVTTNDNGCDLLDVPLQKCIEYEQVPVWFFPRFSPPIASVRGFVFSSQLTTWLWRHIAEYNIIHVYGMFSYVSTLAMAIARIKHIPYIIRPQGQLGEWALQQRTFKKQIYITLIQRANLNCSRAVHFTSEQEQKETSKLNLKSTSFVLQNGLFTPPPIPEAGYKLRQVLKVSEDEPVILFLSRLHPKKGLDYLIPALGKVANRRFTFVVAGSGSPEYEATIDTLLVSAGIRDRTYRAGFVSGEMKDLFLQGADLFALTSYSENFGIAVLEAMAAGKPVLATSGVALASVVKQYQLGYVAELDVEAIAQFVQDFLNCPQQAKEMGDRARKLIAEQYTWERIATKMVEIYTDILPPK from the coding sequence GTGAAAGTTCTCCACGTTATACCTTCAATTGCTCCCGTGCATGGTGGAGCAAGTCGGGCAATCTTAGAAATGGCAAAAGCCTTACAAGAGCAAGGTGTAAAGGCTGAGATTGTTACGACTAACGACAATGGCTGCGATTTGCTGGATGTCCCATTGCAGAAGTGTATAGAATACGAGCAAGTTCCTGTTTGGTTTTTTCCTCGCTTTTCGCCACCCATTGCTTCAGTGCGAGGCTTTGTTTTTTCCAGTCAGCTAACAACTTGGTTGTGGCGACATATAGCTGAGTACAATATTATACACGTCTATGGAATGTTTTCTTATGTGTCTACGTTAGCGATGGCGATCGCGCGCATCAAGCATATTCCTTATATTATACGACCGCAGGGACAACTCGGTGAGTGGGCTTTGCAACAAAGGACTTTCAAAAAACAAATTTATATAACATTAATTCAACGTGCTAATTTAAACTGTAGTCGAGCTGTTCACTTCACATCTGAACAGGAGCAGAAAGAAACCTCTAAACTAAATCTTAAGTCAACCAGTTTTGTTTTACAAAATGGCTTATTTACGCCTCCTCCAATACCGGAAGCGGGTTATAAATTGCGGCAAGTGCTGAAGGTTTCGGAAGATGAACCAGTCATCTTATTTTTATCTCGCTTGCATCCGAAAAAAGGTTTGGATTATCTAATTCCTGCATTGGGAAAAGTGGCAAATCGTCGCTTTACTTTCGTAGTAGCGGGGAGTGGTTCTCCTGAGTACGAGGCTACAATTGATACCCTTTTAGTTTCGGCGGGAATTCGCGATCGCACTTATCGCGCTGGCTTCGTGTCTGGTGAAATGAAAGACTTGTTTCTGCAAGGCGCGGATTTATTTGCGCTGACTTCCTACTCGGAAAACTTTGGCATTGCGGTTTTAGAAGCAATGGCGGCGGGGAAGCCAGTTCTCGCTACCTCTGGCGTTGCTCTCGCTTCTGTAGTAAAACAGTATCAACTTGGTTATGTAGCAGAACTGGATGTGGAAGCGATCGCGCAGTTTGTGCAAGATTTCCTCAATTGCCCTCAACAAGCTAAAGAAATGGGCGATCGCGCTCGTAAATTGATTGCCGAGCAATATACTTGGGAACGTATCGCTACGAAAATGGTTGAAATTTATACTGACATTCTTCCACCTAAATAA
- a CDS encoding class I SAM-dependent methyltransferase, translating to MSNLLPRIEFLLQSLVKKQKTCPHCQLNSLSTIAKKYSVIKIKQCDNCGLCFTDPIYESMLVSNLYDRFYSGNGSTTSYPSYEELKILKSNGFASSDKYFGDRIKAIKYLKPGGKLLEIGSSWGYFSYQATQQDFEVTGVEISEPRRQFGAEYLGINIVKNIRELNGEVFDIVYTSHVLEHFTNLSTIFKDLYQVLKKDGIIIIEVPNFDYAQFGEQVLSLIGAIHPLGFSSKFFKKNLPKYGFQITGFYDSWDLFPEHKVEQSSQNVIILTAKKSG from the coding sequence ATGAGTAATTTACTACCTAGAATAGAATTCCTTTTACAATCGTTGGTAAAAAAGCAAAAAACTTGTCCCCATTGCCAGTTAAATAGTTTAAGCACAATTGCCAAGAAATACTCCGTAATTAAAATTAAGCAATGTGATAATTGTGGACTTTGCTTTACAGATCCAATTTATGAATCTATGCTCGTTTCTAATTTGTACGATCGCTTCTATTCGGGAAATGGTTCTACTACATCGTACCCTAGCTATGAGGAGTTAAAGATCCTAAAAAGTAATGGTTTTGCATCTTCAGATAAGTATTTCGGAGACAGAATTAAAGCAATTAAATATTTAAAGCCAGGTGGAAAATTACTAGAGATAGGTTCGTCTTGGGGTTATTTTTCGTACCAAGCTACCCAACAAGATTTTGAGGTTACAGGAGTAGAAATAAGCGAACCGCGTCGTCAGTTTGGTGCCGAATACCTGGGTATCAATATTGTAAAAAATATTAGAGAATTGAACGGAGAAGTATTTGATATTGTTTACACCTCGCATGTGTTAGAGCATTTTACAAATTTGTCAACTATATTTAAAGATCTATACCAGGTTCTAAAAAAAGATGGGATCATAATAATTGAAGTGCCAAATTTTGATTATGCACAGTTTGGCGAACAGGTTCTCTCTCTCATTGGTGCAATACATCCTCTAGGATTTTCAAGCAAATTTTTTAAAAAAAATCTACCAAAATATGGTTTTCAAATTACAGGGTTTTATGATTCATGGGACTTGTTCCCAGAACATAAGGTAGAGCAAAGTTCGCAAAATGTTATTATCTTGACGGCGAAAAAGTCAGGTTAG
- a CDS encoding class I SAM-dependent methyltransferase encodes MGVRDRLRDIADTLIRRSLYKILYGKKFVHQPYPIDLVLPEKGMSTLARRLWVNRYMPLQNSRILVIGCGTAWDFGSYLRFKPKEIVGVDLYNFTSSWQQVQEYVKKAGLPTQVDFIQTDIAKLEKTVLGKFDIICSDAVFEHCRDIKNVVKTLYKLLRVGGIMYAGYGPLWYCLGGDHFSGRGGLENGYNHLILEPAAYQNYYRAYLRDAAYELQNGGRYIELDLFSKLSSQEYFELYEEAGFQLKALIVEFSREAELVKSKPIFKKVIEKNPHLLVEDFSLKTHLVILDKPF; translated from the coding sequence TTGGGAGTACGCGATCGCCTCAGAGATATTGCCGACACTTTAATTAGACGATCCCTTTATAAAATACTATACGGCAAGAAATTTGTTCATCAACCTTATCCAATTGATTTAGTGCTTCCAGAAAAGGGAATGTCCACCCTAGCAAGACGGCTGTGGGTTAACCGATACATGCCTTTGCAAAACTCGCGCATACTTGTGATTGGTTGCGGTACTGCATGGGATTTTGGTTCTTATTTACGCTTTAAACCCAAAGAAATTGTAGGCGTAGACCTATACAATTTTACAAGTAGCTGGCAACAGGTTCAAGAATATGTTAAAAAAGCTGGGTTGCCAACGCAAGTCGATTTTATTCAAACAGATATTGCTAAACTTGAAAAAACTGTACTAGGAAAGTTTGACATTATTTGCAGCGATGCCGTCTTTGAACACTGCCGGGATATTAAAAATGTAGTAAAAACCTTGTACAAATTGCTCCGCGTAGGAGGGATAATGTACGCTGGCTATGGGCCTCTCTGGTATTGTTTAGGTGGTGACCACTTTTCCGGTCGAGGTGGACTTGAAAACGGCTACAATCATTTGATATTGGAGCCAGCAGCCTACCAAAATTACTATCGTGCATATTTGCGAGATGCTGCATATGAGCTGCAAAATGGCGGTAGGTATATAGAATTGGATTTATTTAGTAAACTTTCTAGTCAGGAGTATTTTGAATTATACGAAGAAGCAGGGTTTCAACTAAAAGCTTTAATTGTTGAATTTAGTAGAGAGGCGGAGTTGGTAAAATCTAAACCGATATTTAAAAAGGTAATAGAGAAAAATCCTCACTTGTTAGTTGAGGATTTCTCGCTGAAAACTCACTTGGTTATTCTGGATAAACCATTTTAG
- a CDS encoding glycosyltransferase, with protein sequence MKYRLGIYIPTLDIGGGQQVAVLLANQIAQAYPHIKVVLFLFQKEATNYYIDPAVKVQSLGITVYHPNFLRRTGSFINKAVRLAPYLKNSEMRMDAIISILFNSNTVLLAAKTLQPQTTTRLIVSEQTTIGNALPFSRKNYLRVSWLRRWFYPQATAIVAASEGVAEELRGLSKNLKVQTIYNPLDLKTIDAQSKIPLPDWVKFDYIVGVGRYHNQKGFDWLIQALIQLPQDIHLVLVGDGPERESLTQLAKNLSLEDRVHLVGFDTNPFRWMKRSRCFVLSSRYEGFGIVVAEALAVGVPVVSMNCPFGPEEILQQGKVGELVKLGDVDGMAAAIQRVWEADESENKVMRQQRAADFSVDKIAEAYLRLALPEAINQ encoded by the coding sequence ATGAAATATCGTTTAGGCATCTACATCCCTACTTTGGATATTGGTGGAGGACAGCAAGTTGCTGTTTTACTTGCCAACCAAATTGCTCAAGCATATCCGCATATAAAAGTTGTTCTGTTTCTCTTTCAAAAAGAAGCCACAAATTACTATATCGATCCAGCCGTAAAAGTTCAATCGCTAGGAATAACAGTTTATCACCCAAACTTCCTGCGTAGGACGGGTTCATTTATCAATAAAGCAGTTCGACTTGCTCCCTATTTGAAAAATAGTGAGATGCGGATGGATGCGATTATCTCCATTTTATTTAATAGCAATACTGTTTTACTGGCAGCAAAAACCCTACAGCCTCAGACTACAACCCGCCTGATTGTTAGCGAACAAACTACCATAGGAAATGCACTACCTTTTTCTCGAAAAAATTATCTTAGGGTAAGCTGGTTGCGGCGCTGGTTTTATCCCCAAGCTACTGCTATAGTAGCTGCGTCGGAGGGTGTAGCAGAGGAGTTGCGCGGACTCTCAAAAAACCTCAAAGTGCAAACCATTTACAACCCGCTAGATTTAAAAACTATTGATGCTCAAAGTAAAATTCCTTTACCAGATTGGGTAAAGTTTGACTATATTGTTGGCGTAGGACGGTATCACAATCAAAAAGGTTTTGACTGGCTAATTCAAGCTTTAATCCAACTACCTCAAGACATACATTTAGTATTAGTAGGAGATGGCCCAGAACGCGAATCTTTAACTCAATTAGCCAAAAATCTCAGCTTGGAAGATAGAGTGCATTTAGTTGGGTTTGATACTAACCCGTTTCGCTGGATGAAACGCTCTCGGTGTTTTGTACTATCTTCTCGCTACGAAGGTTTTGGAATTGTAGTTGCAGAAGCTTTAGCCGTAGGCGTTCCCGTAGTATCTATGAATTGCCCTTTTGGCCCAGAAGAAATTTTGCAGCAAGGTAAAGTAGGGGAATTAGTAAAGTTAGGAGATGTAGATGGTATGGCTGCTGCTATCCAACGAGTTTGGGAAGCAGATGAATCTGAAAACAAAGTTATGCGTCAACAACGAGCCGCTGATTTTTCTGTAGACAAGATTGCCGAAGCTTATTTGCGTTTGGCTTTACCTGAAGCTATTAACCAGTAG
- a CDS encoding SLBB domain-containing protein, producing the protein MTGASFRRFLLRPIAGFSVVAIASTNASLPVMAQLPNLQPPPAPPTQNVPNVNRAPTETAYTLGGGDRIRLDIFDVPEYSGEYQVLVDGTLNLPIVGSVEVEGLTIRQASDRISNLYARFVRRPVLTVSLLLPRPVKLSVAGEVTRPGSYTVPLTEGRTFPTVTQALQLAGGITQVANVRSVQIRRRGAPGSQQQFNVDLFDLLRNGDLSQDISLRDGDTIFIPTTTTLNSAENRLLADATFASQPNVPLKIIVVGEVLRPGPYTVTSGNVVQNPAGVTGPSALPGGAGNVVGDRPTVTRAIQLAGGITPSADIRRVEIRRPTRTGAEQLIAVDLWQLLQGGDLAQDAILQEGDTIAIPTATNIDPAEAPQIAAASFSPNLIRVNVVGEVARPGSVEVPPNTPLNQALLAAGGFNNRARKSRVDLIRLNPNGTVSKRTVDINLAQGINDQSNPILRNNDVVVVNRSGLASVSDTLGTILSPVGSIFTFFNFFRIFQ; encoded by the coding sequence ATGACTGGTGCTAGTTTTCGTCGATTTCTGCTTCGACCGATTGCGGGTTTCTCTGTGGTAGCGATCGCTTCCACGAACGCTTCCCTTCCGGTAATGGCTCAACTTCCTAATCTCCAGCCGCCTCCCGCTCCGCCAACACAAAACGTTCCAAATGTCAATCGAGCGCCGACAGAAACAGCTTACACATTGGGAGGGGGCGATCGCATTCGTCTGGATATTTTTGACGTTCCCGAATACAGCGGCGAATATCAGGTTTTAGTCGATGGCACCCTCAACCTGCCAATCGTCGGCAGCGTAGAAGTTGAGGGACTGACAATCAGACAAGCAAGCGATAGAATTTCTAACCTTTATGCTCGCTTTGTCAGACGCCCCGTACTCACCGTGAGTCTGCTCTTGCCCCGTCCCGTCAAACTCAGCGTCGCCGGAGAAGTCACTCGTCCCGGTTCCTACACCGTTCCCCTAACTGAAGGTAGAACATTTCCCACAGTTACTCAGGCACTTCAGCTGGCTGGAGGCATTACCCAAGTAGCAAACGTCCGTTCTGTACAGATCCGCCGCCGGGGCGCCCCTGGAAGCCAGCAACAGTTCAACGTCGATCTTTTTGATTTACTCAGGAACGGCGACCTGAGTCAAGACATCTCTCTGCGCGATGGCGATACAATTTTTATCCCCACAACCACGACTCTCAATAGCGCCGAAAACCGTCTACTAGCTGATGCCACCTTTGCATCCCAGCCAAACGTACCGCTGAAAATTATTGTTGTCGGTGAAGTATTGCGTCCCGGCCCCTATACGGTTACGTCAGGAAACGTCGTTCAGAATCCCGCCGGAGTCACTGGACCCAGCGCCCTTCCCGGTGGAGCCGGAAATGTTGTAGGCGATCGCCCCACAGTCACGCGGGCAATTCAACTCGCTGGCGGTATTACACCCTCAGCTGACATTCGCCGCGTCGAAATCCGCCGCCCCACCAGAACAGGTGCCGAACAGTTGATCGCCGTAGACCTCTGGCAACTATTACAAGGCGGGGATCTGGCTCAAGATGCAATTTTGCAAGAGGGAGATACTATTGCAATTCCCACAGCCACTAACATAGACCCAGCAGAAGCACCCCAAATAGCAGCAGCTAGTTTTTCTCCTAATCTCATTAGAGTGAATGTGGTCGGGGAAGTCGCCCGACCTGGGTCTGTGGAGGTGCCACCCAACACCCCTTTAAATCAAGCGCTGCTGGCAGCTGGCGGGTTCAACAATCGCGCCCGCAAGAGCCGGGTTGATCTGATTCGCCTCAACCCCAACGGCACCGTCTCTAAACGAACGGTGGATATAAATTTGGCTCAGGGGATCAACGATCAAAGCAATCCCATTCTGCGGAATAACGATGTAGTTGTTGTAAACCGCTCCGGTCTTGCTAGTGTCTCAGATACTCTAGGCACGATTTTAAGTCCGGTTGGGAGTATTTTCACTTTCTTTAACTTTTTCAGGATCTTTCAGTAA
- a CDS encoding S-layer homology domain-containing protein → MTPAKGRGRLNQINRKLWYRVPILMSFFVGSGGIYAVNSWASPAANSRIVASNPRGSGATGEALMETIMGADALRPPTNPPAGGTATRSNSARQRKSVQQRPVIKAPARVAQAVSSFPDVQGNWAQAFIEELAAREVIVGFPDGTFRPNEPVTRAQFAAMIRKAFQTSATRQAVDFVDVPPNFWAYTAIQEAYRTGFLEGYPNRVFLPNQSIPRVQALVSLATGLNLQPTQNVALNTFYQDAASIPDYARIAIAAATENQLVVNFPNVALLNPNQVATRADVAAFIYQALVNAGQLQPLPATNVATRYIVGYEPPVASTPPLTAEQVAALRQQYRLPEPSIVEELRRLIGGNSSIGTPTGFGADRGQAYIGAGYQERTRGTNQDDGVIAAGIGLGDARKAVGVEGTVSIYDLFGDDSFEDGGISFKVHRLFGEDLAVAVGVENFDTFGNPDPGYSTVYGVVSKVFPLASRTTSGFTPSVTASVGLGGGRFRSLADIRAGRDSVNPFGSVGVRVAQPISLIAEWSGQDLNLGASIAPFPNIPLIITPGVADVTGNAGSGGGRFILGVGYGITF, encoded by the coding sequence ATGACACCAGCAAAGGGTAGGGGTCGTTTAAATCAAATAAACAGGAAGCTGTGGTACAGAGTACCCATCTTAATGAGTTTCTTTGTGGGCAGTGGGGGAATCTACGCGGTAAACAGTTGGGCTTCCCCGGCAGCAAATTCTAGGATAGTGGCATCAAACCCCAGAGGGAGCGGAGCCACTGGGGAAGCACTCATGGAAACCATTATGGGGGCTGATGCTCTGCGTCCACCAACGAACCCGCCTGCTGGAGGAACCGCCACCAGATCCAATTCGGCGCGGCAGAGAAAGAGCGTACAGCAACGCCCGGTGATTAAAGCCCCAGCGAGAGTGGCTCAAGCAGTAAGCAGCTTCCCTGATGTTCAGGGAAACTGGGCGCAAGCTTTTATTGAAGAACTGGCAGCCAGAGAAGTTATCGTCGGCTTTCCCGATGGCACCTTCCGCCCGAATGAACCCGTTACCCGCGCTCAGTTCGCCGCCATGATCCGGAAGGCGTTCCAAACATCTGCCACTCGCCAAGCAGTGGATTTTGTAGATGTACCTCCGAATTTCTGGGCTTATACGGCAATTCAGGAAGCATACCGGACTGGATTTTTGGAAGGGTATCCTAATCGAGTTTTCCTTCCCAATCAAAGTATCCCTCGCGTCCAAGCTTTAGTCTCATTGGCGACCGGGCTTAACCTTCAACCGACGCAAAACGTAGCTTTAAATACCTTTTATCAGGATGCTGCCAGCATACCTGACTATGCGCGGATTGCGATCGCAGCTGCCACCGAAAATCAACTTGTTGTCAATTTTCCCAACGTTGCTCTGCTTAATCCTAATCAGGTAGCAACTCGTGCCGACGTAGCAGCGTTTATCTACCAGGCGTTAGTTAACGCGGGGCAATTGCAGCCGCTACCCGCAACCAACGTAGCTACTCGTTACATTGTCGGCTACGAACCACCAGTAGCATCAACACCCCCACTTACCGCCGAACAAGTTGCAGCCCTCAGACAGCAGTATCGACTTCCCGAACCATCTATAGTAGAAGAACTACGGCGCTTAATTGGCGGTAACTCCAGTATTGGTACACCCACAGGTTTCGGCGCTGACCGGGGACAGGCATATATCGGCGCAGGCTACCAAGAAAGAACCCGTGGCACTAATCAGGATGACGGGGTGATTGCAGCTGGTATTGGTCTTGGTGATGCCAGAAAAGCCGTTGGTGTAGAAGGCACAGTCTCAATTTATGACCTGTTCGGCGATGATAGCTTCGAGGATGGCGGCATTAGCTTCAAAGTTCACCGTCTGTTTGGCGAGGACTTAGCAGTTGCTGTAGGAGTTGAAAATTTCGATACCTTTGGAAATCCCGACCCCGGCTACAGCACCGTTTATGGTGTCGTCAGTAAAGTTTTCCCACTAGCATCTCGGACAACATCCGGCTTTACCCCTTCTGTCACCGCTTCTGTGGGCTTGGGCGGCGGTCGCTTCCGTTCCCTCGCTGATATTAGGGCTGGCAGAGATTCTGTGAATCCGTTTGGTAGCGTCGGCGTGCGGGTGGCTCAACCCATCTCCCTTATTGCAGAATGGAGTGGTCAAGATTTGAATTTGGGTGCTTCTATCGCTCCATTCCCGAATATACCGCTGATCATCACCCCAGGTGTTGCCGATGTGACGGGTAATGCTGGTAGTGGTGGAGGAAGGTTTATTCTGGGTGTAGGTTATGGCATCACCTTCTAA